Proteins encoded in a region of the Candidatus Cloacimonadota bacterium genome:
- the murB gene encoding UDP-N-acetylmuramate dehydrogenase translates to MKKKEKMEKVFDTKTLTSNFSTSCLKEYSNIKIGEEAKYLFIPHTFSDLNKIIKKAKKENHEILPLGGCSNILFGNTRNRFLIHDQKLPKSLRINRNKVVVSANYYLNEFVQILQEHELGGLEFLYGIPAHLGGAVFMNAGAFGHNISEFVNWIEVMDKSGNIKIFEKDNLKFDYRKTSINGSSINGFILTVELDLKSKSKMEIDSDLKKYLSKRKERHPYNYPSLGSIFKNPEGKTAGKLIEECGLKGRNFGDAEISRKHANFIVNKGNATFQNVIDLIKLCREKVYEKFQIKLETEIRVIN, encoded by the coding sequence ATGAAGAAAAAAGAAAAAATGGAAAAAGTATTTGACACAAAAACGCTAACTTCAAATTTTTCAACGAGTTGTTTGAAGGAATACTCAAATATCAAAATTGGGGAGGAAGCAAAGTATCTCTTTATACCGCACACTTTTAGCGATTTAAATAAGATCATAAAAAAAGCAAAAAAAGAAAATCATGAAATTCTGCCTTTGGGAGGATGTTCTAACATTCTTTTTGGCAATACCAGAAACAGGTTTTTGATTCACGATCAAAAGTTACCGAAATCATTACGAATAAACAGAAATAAAGTAGTTGTCTCAGCAAATTATTATCTCAACGAATTTGTTCAAATTCTGCAGGAGCATGAGCTTGGCGGATTGGAATTTTTATACGGAATTCCAGCTCATCTTGGTGGTGCAGTTTTTATGAATGCAGGAGCATTTGGTCATAATATTTCCGAATTCGTTAATTGGATTGAGGTTATGGATAAATCCGGTAATATAAAAATATTTGAAAAGGATAATCTGAAATTTGATTATAGAAAAACATCTATCAATGGTTCATCTATCAATGGTTTTATTTTAACTGTCGAACTGGATTTAAAGTCAAAATCAAAAATGGAAATTGATTCTGATCTAAAAAAATATTTATCGAAAAGAAAAGAAAGACATCCGTATAATTATCCGAGTTTAGGAAGTATTTTCAAAAATCCGGAAGGAAAAACTGCTGGAAAACTGATCGAAGAATGCGGATTAAAAGGACGAAATTTTGGAGATGCTGAAATCAGCAGAAAACATGCAAATTTCATAGTTAATAAAGGAAATGCAACATTTCAAAATGTAATAGACCTGATAAAACTTTGCCGGGAAAAAGTATATGAAAAATTCCAGATAAAACTGGAAACGGAAATAAGGGTGATCAATTGA